The genomic interval CCCGTCCCGATATTGAAGACGTCGTTGTGCGGGTGGTCCAGGGCCAAAAGGTTGGCCCGGGCCACATCCTTCACATAGACATAGTCCCGGACGTTGTAGCCGTCGCCGAAGATCACGAATTCCCCGCCATGGAGCATGCAATGGGTGAAGATGGCGACCACGCCGCCTTCCCCCAAGGCGTCCTGCCGCGGACCATAGACATTGGCATAGCGCAGAACGACGAATTCCAACCCGAAATTCTGGGCGAAAACATCCGCGTAAATTTCAACGGTGTATTTACTGGCCCCATAGACCGAAAAAGGACGGGCCCGTTGGGTTTCCGGAAAGGGCTTATCGGTCATCTCCCCATACTGGGCGCCACCCGAGGAACCATAGATGAACTTCTTCACCCCGGCCCGGCGGCATAGGTCGAGCAGGAGGACCGAGCCCAGCACATTGGTCTTTACGTCGAAATAAGGGTCCTCCAAGGACGCCTTCACCTTGATCTGGGCCGCGTGATGGTTGACCACCTCGATCCCCTCGTCCTGCATCAACTCTTGGAGCTTGTCGTCCAGGATGCTCATGTTATGGAACTTGGCTTTGGGGTTCAGGTTCTCCTTCTTGCCGGTGGACAGGTCGTCCACGACCACCACCTGGTGGCCCGCCTCCAGGTAGGCGTCCACCACATGGCTTCCGATGAACCCGGCCCCGCCGGTGACCAGTATCTTCATGCCCGTCCTCTCTTTTCCCGCTCAATAGGCATGTTCATGCTCCAGGATGTCCAGAACGGTGCGTGCCAGGATCTTGATATCCAACAGAAGGCTCCAATTCTCGATGTAATAGATGTCGTATTTCACCCGCTCCTCCAGGGAGGTATTGCCCCGTAGGCCGTTCACCTGGGCCCAACCGGTGATGCCGGACTTCACCTGATGCCGTTCAAAATAACGCGGGATCTCCTTGTGGAACTTCTCCACCAGGCCGGGCACCTCGGGGCGGGGCCCCACCAGGCTCATGCGCCCGGTCACCACATTGAGCAACTGAGGGATCTCATCCAGGCTGGTCTTGCGCAGGAAGGCCCCGAAGGGCGTCACCCGGGGATCGTTCTTCTTGGTGAAGGCCACGGTCTCCGAACCCACCGACATCGAGCGGAATTTCCTCATGTGGAAGACCCGGCCGTCCTTTCCTACCCGTTTCTGATGGAAAAGGACCGGACCGGGCGAGGTGAGCTTGATCCCAATGGCGACCGTGATCCAGACCGGGCTCAAAAGCACGATCCCCACCAGGGATAGGACCAGATCGAAGGTCCTCTTGATGGCCCGGTTATGCCAGGCATTCAAGGGCGCTTCCTTCATCTCGAAGATGGGCATTCCCATCAGCACATCGCTCTCCACCGGGTTGGTGATGAGCCCGAAGAGGTCCGAGACGATCTTGTAGCGGGTTTGGGTGGCTTGGAGCGCCACCAGCAGAGGGACCAACTGTCCATGGGCCGGGGCCGGCAGGGCGAAAATGACCTCTTCCGGAGCGGTCTTTTGAAGGATCGCGGTAAACCGGGAGATGGGCCCCAAGACCTTATGGCCCTCCACTTCTCCGGAACGCTTCCCTTCCGAAACCACCCCAATGACCCGGTAACCCAGGCCCGGATTATGACGGATCCTTTGGAGCAGAACCCGGGCGGTTTCGCCGGTCCCAGCGACCAGGACCCGCGTCACCCCGATGCCACGCCTTCTCAGGACGACCTGGACCCGCCGCAAGAGGGTCCGCTCGGTCCAGACCCCGGCCACGATCAATCCCGCCGAAAAACCGATCACCAAGCGGGAGAAGGCGAAGAATTTGACGAGGAACGTGCAGGCCGCGATGACGATCGTGGCGGCCAGGGCGGCCAGGAAGACCTTGGACAGTTCGTCCACTCCTGAGATCCCGCGGCGACTGCGGTAAAGACCCATATACTTGAAGGCGACCAAATGGACGATCACGAAGAAAAGGAGGAAGGACCGGTAGTGGGGATAATCGGCGTGGCCGCCCGTTCGCAAGAGACCCGAATCGAACCTCAGCCAGTTCGCCAGCAGGAAAGAGCCCGCCACCAATGAACCATCCAAAACGAAACTGATCAGGGAAAAAAGGGAGGGGAGGCGAAGCTTCATGGACCCTCAAGCGGGTGGATTTTCGGGAACTGATTATATCGTAGCCGACCAACTCATAAAATCCTTATGCTTCGCAAGACGTTCCGAAACCAGTCCCGCCTCACCCGTTCGGATCACCGGCCGCAGAGGAGCGCGAAGAGGATATGCCTTAACCCATGACACTAGGAAACCATTGGGTTATAACAGAGAAAGCCCCAAATCCTCGGCCCATCGC from bacterium carries:
- a CDS encoding NAD-dependent epimerase/dehydratase family protein codes for the protein MKILVTGGAGFIGSHVVDAYLEAGHQVVVVDDLSTGKKENLNPKAKFHNMSILDDKLQELMQDEGIEVVNHHAAQIKVKASLEDPYFDVKTNVLGSVLLLDLCRRAGVKKFIYGSSGGAQYGEMTDKPFPETQRARPFSVYGASKYTVEIYADVFAQNFGLEFVVLRYANVYGPRQDALGEGGVVAIFTHCMLHGGEFVIFGDGYNVRDYVYVKDVARANLLALDHPHNDVFNIGTG
- a CDS encoding undecaprenyl-phosphate glucose phosphotransferase, which produces MKLRLPSLFSLISFVLDGSLVAGSFLLANWLRFDSGLLRTGGHADYPHYRSFLLFFVIVHLVAFKYMGLYRSRRGISGVDELSKVFLAALAATIVIAACTFLVKFFAFSRLVIGFSAGLIVAGVWTERTLLRRVQVVLRRRGIGVTRVLVAGTGETARVLLQRIRHNPGLGYRVIGVVSEGKRSGEVEGHKVLGPISRFTAILQKTAPEEVIFALPAPAHGQLVPLLVALQATQTRYKIVSDLFGLITNPVESDVLMGMPIFEMKEAPLNAWHNRAIKRTFDLVLSLVGIVLLSPVWITVAIGIKLTSPGPVLFHQKRVGKDGRVFHMRKFRSMSVGSETVAFTKKNDPRVTPFGAFLRKTSLDEIPQLLNVVTGRMSLVGPRPEVPGLVEKFHKEIPRYFERHQVKSGITGWAQVNGLRGNTSLEERVKYDIYYIENWSLLLDIKILARTVLDILEHEHAY